The Terrirubrum flagellatum nucleotide sequence CGTTCCCGATGTCGGCCTGCATATCCAGGCGATTACCAACGGAAAGCCTGATCTCGCGGAGCGGATCGTAAAAGACATGGCCGAGAGCGCCTGGCGGAATCGCGAGGCCCTGCTCAATTCGGCGAAAATCTACGACATTGCGGAGGCGGTCGATCTTGCGGCCGCCGACGCCGCGTCCGGGCGTCGCCCTGTCGTTCTCGCCGATCACAGCGACCGGTCAGGCGCCGCGACCTGGATCCTCAAGGAGATCATCGCGCGGCGTCTCAGGCGAACGCTGATCGCCTCGGTGATGGATGGAAAGCTCATCGCGTCTCTGATGACGTCGGCGCGCATCGGCGACGCCTTCGATCACGAGGTCGGCGGCCGCGTCGACGCGTCGGCCGGCCAGCCCGTCAGGATCACCGGCGAAATCACCGGCATGGGACAAGCCAATGACGGCACTGGCAGCCGCTCTGACTGGATCAGCGTCGCTTTCGGCGATGGCAATGTGCTTGTCATCAGCGCGCATTACATGCAGGTGATCGAGACGACGATGCTCGAAGCCATGGGCTTCGCGCTTGGCGATTTCGACATCTTCGTCCTGAAATCACGCGTGCATTTCCGCCGCGGCTTCCATGACAGCGGCTTCGCCCCGCGCATCTATCTCGTCGAGCCGCCGGAGCCCTTCCTGGGAACGGTGCGGCTCGACGGGCTGCCTTACGAAAATGTGCGGCTCACGGATTTCTATCCCTATGGCGAGCCGGAGTTTGAAGCTTAAGTCGCGAGCCCGGAATTAAGAAACAGCGTCGCTTCGCGGAGTCTTTCGCTGGGCCCCGGACACGGTTCCGCTTCACTTCGTTGCGCTTCACCGTTCCGGGGACGGAGAGAGACTCCATGGTTGAGGTGAAGCTCTCTTCGTCCCGGGTTCCATGGAGTGAGGCGTATGCCGAGCAGAATGGAGACCGGGGCCCAGCACAACAAGTCGCGAAGCGACAACAGACTCATCAGCCTTGCGGCGAGAAATAACTCGCGATCACGCGGCGATAAATCCGCATCAGCCCTTCGAGATCAACGATCATCACGCGCTCGTCGATCTGATGCATGGTGTCGCCGACGAGGCCATATTCCAACACCTCGCAATAATCCTTGATGAAGCGCGCATCCGATGTGCCCCCTGTCGTGGAAAGCGTCGGCCGCTGGCCCGTCTCCGCCTCGATCGCATCGGCGACGATGTTCACGAAAGGCCCCGGCTTCGTCAGAAAAGCGGGCGCATTCGACGGCGCGACCGTCAGCGTGAAGTTGACGCTGTTGCCCGCGGCTTTCTCGCAGCGCTTGCGGATTTCCGCTTCCAGCGTCTCATGGGTCCAGCGATCGTTGAAGCGGATGTTGAAAGTCGCGCGCGCTTCCGCCGGAATGACGTTCGAAGAGGGGTTGCCGACATCAACCGTCGAGAATTCGAGATTCGACGGCTCGAAATGTTTTGTGCCGTCATCGATCGGCTTGTCCTGCAGCGCGACGAGCAGTTTCGTCAGGCCGCGGATCGGATTGTCGGCGAGATAGGGATAGCCGACATGGCCCTGCTTGCCGTTGACGATGATCTTGCCCGTCAGCGAGCCGCGCCGACCGATCTTGATCATGTCGGAGAGCGCCTTCGGATTCGTCGGCTCGCCGAGAATGCAATGATCGAAGCGCTCGCCCTTCTCATGCGCCCACTTCAGCAGCTTCACCGTGCCGTTGATTGCGGGACCTTCCTCGTCGCCGGTGATGAGGAAGCCGATCGAGCCGGCGAAATCCTTGTTGTCAGCGAGATAGTCGATCGCCGCAGCGGCGAAGGCCGCGACGCCGCCCTTCATGTCGACCGCGCCGCGCCCATAGAGCGCGCCGTCCTTCACGTCGCCGGCGAAAGGCCCATGCGTCCAGCGCGATTCATCGCCGGCAGGCACCACATCGGTGTGACCGGCGAACAGGAGATAGGGTTTTCCCGTTCCGAAGCGCGCATAGAGATTGTCGACATCAGGCGTGCCGGGCTCGCTGAAGGTCACACGCTCGCAGACGAAACCAGCGGCGGTCAGCGCCTTCTGCAATGTGGTCAGCGCGCCGCCCTCGTTCGGCGTGATCGAGGGGCAGCGAATGAGATCACGCGCGAACGCGACAACGTCGGTCATCGACGTCATCAATCGCGCAGCAATTCGTTGATTCCCGTCTTGGCGCGCGTCTGCGCGTCGACCGTCTTCACGATCACGGCGCAATAAAGCGACGGCCCCCAATTCTCGTTCGGCAGCGGCTTGCCCGGCAACGAGCCCGATACGACCACGGAATAAGGCGGCACCTTGCCGATATGAATCTCGCCGGTGTTGCGATCGACGATCTTGGTCGAAGCCGAGATGAACACGCCCATGGAGATCACAGAACCTTCGCCGACGATGACGCCCTCGACCACCTCGGAGCGCGCGCCGACGAAGCAGTTATCCTCGATGATGGTCGGATTGGCCTGCAGCGGCTCCAGCACGCCGCCGATGCCGACGCCGCCGGAGAGATGCACGTTCTTGCCGATCTGCGCGCAGGAGCCGACCGTCGCCCAGGTGTCTACCATGGTCCCTGAATCGACATAGGCGCCGACATTCACGAAGCTCGGCATCAGCACCACGTTCGGCGCGATAAAGGCGCTCTGGCGCACGGTGCAGTTCGGCACGGCGCGGAAACCGGCCTTCGCGAATTTCGCCTTGGTCCAGCCGTCGAACTTCGACGGCACCTTGTCCCACCAGCCGGCGCCGCCGGGGCCGCCCTTGATGACGGCGGAATCATTGAGGCGGAAGGAAAGCAGCACCGCCTTCTTCAGCCATTGATGGGTGACCCACTCGCCGTCGACCTTTTCGGCGACGCGGGCCGCGCCGGAATCAAGCAGCCCGAGCGCTTTCTCGACCGATGTCCGCACCGCGCCCTTGGTCTTGGGCGACACGTCGGCGCGCTCCTCCCAGGCCTTCTCGATCGTCGCTTCCAGCTTGGCGGTGGACATTGGTGATTTCCCTGCGAATGCGGGGCGACCGATGGCCCAGGCGCAGGGGAGAAGTCAATCGCAGTCGCGATTTCCCGACGCAGCGCGGGGCCGCGTCAACGGCAGATCAAGAGCTGTCATGCGCCGGTCAGCGCAGGCTTTCCTGATATTCCTTCTCGATCGACGACGCCTTCTGCGTGTGATCGAAGCCGTAGATGTGGATGGTGACAACCTCTTCCGCGCCAGCATTGCGCATCTGATGGATGTTCGGGCCGGAGGGAAGCATGCAGGCGGTGAAGCCCGGCTCGCGCAGGGCGATGTTGGTCAGGACTGCATGCGCGTCGTCGATCGCGTCGAACCAGCGTTCTTCCAGCGTCCCCTTCACCACGCCGAAGCAGCAGGAGCAGTGATGATCATGGATCGAGGTCGCGCAGCCCGGCGGCCAGACGATCGCCCAGATGCTCAGCTGCTCGTCGCCGAACAGGAGGTTGCGGGTGTAGGTCCTGGGATCGCGCTTCAGGTCGGCGAAGGGGATCTGCTCCGGCCGGGCGACGAAATCCTTCAACACGGCGCGGGCGCTGCGCAAATAGGTCTGGCAATTCGTGCCCTCGGCGCCGAGAGCCCGGAGCGGGGCCAGCGGATCGCGCGCGGTCTCGACGACCAGCATTGAAACCTCCCAAGTCTCAGGCGCTTAGCTTGCTCAAGGTAACCCGAGAGGGCCGCGATCGGTTTGCGTAGTTCTCCGGCAAGACTCCGCGAAGTAGAATGAATTTGCGGGATTGGCCGCGAATGGAGTATGAATTTTCTCCATGACCGACGCCTTGGACAAGATCGATCTGAAAATCCTCGCCGCGCTGCAATCCGATTCGACCCTGACCACGGCCGAGATCGCCGACCGGGCGGGCGTCTCCCCTACCCCCTGCTGGCGGCGCATCCAGAAGCTCGAGGAGGCCGGCTACATCCGCAAGCGGGTGGCGCTTCTGGATCGCAAGAAGCTCAATGTGGCGGTGACAGTCTTCGTCGCGATCCGGACCAGCCAGCATTCCGTGGAGTGGCTGGAGAAATTCCACGCCGCCCTGCGCGACATTCCTGAAGTGGTGGAGTTCCACCGGCTGTCCGGAAATATCGACTATCTCGTCAAGGCCGTGGTGCCCGATATCGACGCCTATGACGCGCTCTACAAAAAGCTGATCTCGCGTATCGAACTGTCAGACGTGACTTCGATGTTCGCGATGGAGGAGTTGAAGAGTTCGACCGAGCTGCCGCTCAGCCACGTCTGAGCGCTACATCGCCGAGCGCTGTCGCAGAGCCGCGGACAAAGTGCCCTCATCGAGATAATCGAGCTCGCCGCCGACCGGCACGCCATGGGCGAGCTTCGTCGCCTTCACGGGCAGATGGGCGATCACGTCGGTGATGTAATGCGCCGTGGTCTGGCCATCGACCGTGGCGTTGAGCGCGAGGATGACCTCTTTCACGGCAGGATCGGCGGCGCGATCGACAAGCTTCGCGATGTTGAGGTCTTCGGGCCTGACGCCGTCGAGCGCGGACAAGGTTCCGCCGAGCACATGATAGCGCGCGTTCAGTGCGGCGGCGCGCTCCAGCGCCCAGAGATCAGCGACATCCTCGACCACCACGATGATCGAGGCATCGCGCCTGTTGTCGCTGCAAATGGCGCAGGGATCGCTCGTATCGACATTGCCGCAATTCGAGCAGACCAGCACGCGATCGGCGGCGACGCGCATGGCGTCGGCGAGTGGCGACAGCAATTGCTCGCGCTTCTTGATGAGCTGCAGCGCGGCGCGGCGCGCCGAGCGCGGACCAAGGCCGGGCAGGCGCGCCAGCAACTGAATCAGGCGCTCGATTTCAGGACCGACAGAAGCGGGCAAATCACTTGTCCTGTTTTACTTTCGCGATGTCATGGCCGGGCTTGACCCGGCCATCCATACTTATTTCGCGTTCCAAGCCGCGGCGAAACTGGATCGCCGGGTCAAGCCCGGCGATGACATCTGGAAAAAACCGAGCGCATCAAAACAGCTTCAATCCCGGCGGCAGCGGCAGGCCGCCAGCGACAGCCTTCATTTTCTCCTCAGCCACGCGATCGGCTTTCAGGCGCGCGTCGGCATGCGCGGCGACAATGAGATCCTCAAGGATTTCGCCTTCGCCGTCCTTCATGAGCGAGGGATCGATGCTGAGCGATTTCAGCGCGCCCTTGGCCGTCAATGTGAGCTTGACCATGCCGCCGCCGGAGAGGCCCTCGACGGTCAGATTGTCCATCTCGGCCTGCATCTCGGTCACGCGCTGTTGCAGCGCTTGAGCCTGTTTCATCATTCCCATGAGGTCTTTCATCGGCGTCGGTCCTGTTCTCTAGAGATCGTCGTCGGAGTAGTCGCCGACCGCGTCGAAATCAGGGTCGGACTCATCATCGCTTTCGGGATCGCGTTCGACCGGCGGCGGAGGCGCGGCCTCGACGCTTTCCGCATCGCGGATCGCGACGATCTGCGCGCCGGGATAGAGATCCATGATCGCGCGCACCAGCGGCTCGGCGCGCACGCCGGTGAGCTTCTCCTGTTCGGCGGCGCGCTTGCGCTCGCGAATCGTCATCTCGCCCTCGTCGAGCGAGATCGCCACGATCCAACGCTCGCCGGTCCATTCCTGCAGCTTGCGTGAGAGATCGTTCGGCAGCGATTGCGAGCCGCCTTCGGCCAGCGCGAATTCGATGCGGCCCTGCTCGAAGCGCACAAGCCTGACATCGCGCTCGATCGCGAGCTTGAGCTGGATGTCGCGATTCTTCTCGGCGAACGCCGCGACATCCTCCAGGCTTTTCAACATCACGCGCGGGGCTAAATCGGCGCGCGGGGCCGGCGCAGCGCGCGCCTCGATGCGCGGCGCGGCGTTCGAGGATGCGGCGAGGACAGGACGCGGCGGATCGAGTCGCGCCTGCGGCGCAGCGCTTTCGCGGCCACCGCCATTTCCACCCGAGGACGGCGGCGACGATGACGGCGCGCCGTCGCGGAACATCCTGATGACGTCGTCAGGCGTCGGCAAATCGGCGGCGTGGGCGAGACGAACGAGCGCCATCTCGGCGCTGGCGAGCGGACGCGGCGAGCCCTGCGTTTCCGTGATCGCCTTCGTCAGCATCGACCAGGCCCGCGACAGCACGCGCATCGACAGACGCGTGGCGAAATCGCGGCCGCGCGTGCGCTCGGCTTCCGTGAGCGACGCATCCTTAGCCGTCGCCGGCACGACCTTAATGCGCGTCACGAGATGGGAGAATTCGGCGAGGTCGGTCAGCACCACGGCGGGATCGGCGCCGCCGTCCCACAATTCGCGCAGCAGACCCAGCGCAGCCGGCAGATCGCCGCGCATTGCGGCT carries:
- a CDS encoding M81 family metallopeptidase, with amino-acid sequence MQVDKPVRIAVLHFAHETVTFLDNDTTLDDFIYEGSPAKGEALLNSYPREYIGGFVKCAREFSGVTLVGVQSPLFPKTGIGSGWVTNEAFEHFSAMILADLRAQGPFDGVYMSLHGAMAVRGVAHPEAELAARVRKVVGPHVVIAATFDPHGNEDEKFLQSADLAFCVKFYPHYDNYLQGERAARTLIRALRGDYSRSVATRNVPIISPTVLQWTGASPWMDLINRALIWEAREPDVFVNVFFGFPWSDVPDVGLHIQAITNGKPDLAERIVKDMAESAWRNREALLNSAKIYDIAEAVDLAAADAASGRRPVVLADHSDRSGAATWILKEIIARRLRRTLIASVMDGKLIASLMTSARIGDAFDHEVGGRVDASAGQPVRITGEITGMGQANDGTGSRSDWISVAFGDGNVLVISAHYMQVIETTMLEAMGFALGDFDIFVLKSRVHFRRGFHDSGFAPRIYLVEPPEPFLGTVRLDGLPYENVRLTDFYPYGEPEFEA
- a CDS encoding YbaB/EbfC family nucleoid-associated protein, whose translation is MKDLMGMMKQAQALQQRVTEMQAEMDNLTVEGLSGGGMVKLTLTAKGALKSLSIDPSLMKDGEGEILEDLIVAAHADARLKADRVAEEKMKAVAGGLPLPPGLKLF
- the dapD gene encoding 2,3,4,5-tetrahydropyridine-2,6-dicarboxylate N-succinyltransferase, which codes for MSTAKLEATIEKAWEERADVSPKTKGAVRTSVEKALGLLDSGAARVAEKVDGEWVTHQWLKKAVLLSFRLNDSAVIKGGPGGAGWWDKVPSKFDGWTKAKFAKAGFRAVPNCTVRQSAFIAPNVVLMPSFVNVGAYVDSGTMVDTWATVGSCAQIGKNVHLSGGVGIGGVLEPLQANPTIIEDNCFVGARSEVVEGVIVGEGSVISMGVFISASTKIVDRNTGEIHIGKVPPYSVVVSGSLPGKPLPNENWGPSLYCAVIVKTVDAQTRAKTGINELLRD
- the recR gene encoding recombination mediator RecR, translated to MPASVGPEIERLIQLLARLPGLGPRSARRAALQLIKKREQLLSPLADAMRVAADRVLVCSNCGNVDTSDPCAICSDNRRDASIIVVVEDVADLWALERAAALNARYHVLGGTLSALDGVRPEDLNIAKLVDRAADPAVKEVILALNATVDGQTTAHYITDVIAHLPVKATKLAHGVPVGGELDYLDEGTLSAALRQRSAM
- a CDS encoding Lrp/AsnC family transcriptional regulator, which gives rise to MDKIDLKILAALQSDSTLTTAEIADRAGVSPTPCWRRIQKLEEAGYIRKRVALLDRKKLNVAVTVFVAIRTSQHSVEWLEKFHAALRDIPEVVEFHRLSGNIDYLVKAVVPDIDAYDALYKKLISRIELSDVTSMFAMEELKSSTELPLSHV
- the dapE gene encoding succinyl-diaminopimelate desuccinylase, with the protein product MTSMTDVVAFARDLIRCPSITPNEGGALTTLQKALTAAGFVCERVTFSEPGTPDVDNLYARFGTGKPYLLFAGHTDVVPAGDESRWTHGPFAGDVKDGALYGRGAVDMKGGVAAFAAAAIDYLADNKDFAGSIGFLITGDEEGPAINGTVKLLKWAHEKGERFDHCILGEPTNPKALSDMIKIGRRGSLTGKIIVNGKQGHVGYPYLADNPIRGLTKLLVALQDKPIDDGTKHFEPSNLEFSTVDVGNPSSNVIPAEARATFNIRFNDRWTHETLEAEIRKRCEKAAGNSVNFTLTVAPSNAPAFLTKPGPFVNIVADAIEAETGQRPTLSTTGGTSDARFIKDYCEVLEYGLVGDTMHQIDERVMIVDLEGLMRIYRRVIASYFSPQG
- a CDS encoding cysteine dioxygenase family protein, producing MLVVETARDPLAPLRALGAEGTNCQTYLRSARAVLKDFVARPEQIPFADLKRDPRTYTRNLLFGDEQLSIWAIVWPPGCATSIHDHHCSCCFGVVKGTLEERWFDAIDDAHAVLTNIALREPGFTACMLPSGPNIHQMRNAGAEEVVTIHIYGFDHTQKASSIEKEYQESLR
- a CDS encoding DNA polymerase III subunit gamma/tau, with product MDDQTPEPSFDLPGLAPAPADAPAGGYRVLARKYRPRNFDQLYGQEAMVRTLKNAFASGRIPQAWMLTGVRGVGKTTTARILARALNYETPDNKNAGPTIELATLGVHCRKIIDGEHMDVFEVDAASNTGVDFIRQINDQVRYKPMEARYKVYIIDEVHMLSTAAFNAFLKTLEEPPPHAKFIFATTEIKKVPVTILSRCQRFDLKRIDAATLVEMLRNICANEKVEVEDEALAIIARAAEGSARDSQSLLDQAISHGDGKVTADAVRQMMGLADRGRVIDLFEAAMRGDLPAALGLLRELWDGGADPAVVLTDLAEFSHLVTRIKVVPATAKDASLTEAERTRGRDFATRLSMRVLSRAWSMLTKAITETQGSPRPLASAEMALVRLAHAADLPTPDDVIRMFRDGAPSSSPPSSGGNGGGRESAAPQARLDPPRPVLAASSNAAPRIEARAAPAPRADLAPRVMLKSLEDVAAFAEKNRDIQLKLAIERDVRLVRFEQGRIEFALAEGGSQSLPNDLSRKLQEWTGERWIVAISLDEGEMTIRERKRAAEQEKLTGVRAEPLVRAIMDLYPGAQIVAIRDAESVEAAPPPPVERDPESDDESDPDFDAVGDYSDDDL